The following proteins come from a genomic window of Rattus norvegicus strain BN/NHsdMcwi chromosome 8, GRCr8, whole genome shotgun sequence:
- the Pate10 gene encoding uncharacterized protein LOC100359924 precursor: MDWLLFLLFPGLLILYKSHTMGEPSFCTSCDEYVDDTCRRNLGVCHPRYPDFACQTKEVYIQLNTGEYLYKYSILGCPRRCVEYVRFIKFEKNIFSCCNESYCNSFQAKHTHFKENNFV, from the exons ATGGACTGgctcctgtttcttttgtttccagGACTACTGATTTTGTACAAGTCTCATACAATGG GGGAACCCAGTTTTTGCACTTCCTGTGATGAATATGTTGATGATACCTGCAGAAGAAACTTGGGAGTCTGCCATCCCAGATATCCTGACTTTGCCTGCCAAACCAAAGAAGTATATATTCAACTTAACACTGGAG AATATCTGTACAAATATTCTATATTGGGCTGCCCAAGAAGATGTGTGGAATACGTGCGCTTCATCAAGTTTGAGAAAAACATCTTCTCCTGCTGCAATGAAAGCTACTGCAACAGTTTTCAAGCAAAACATACTCacttcaaagaaaataattttgtctAA